The following are encoded in a window of Candidatus Sericytochromatia bacterium genomic DNA:
- a CDS encoding NUDIX hydrolase translates to MFAEFKPVFETEYFNLEAAPEEPCRGNGPYYRMTGPDSVICCVLDQDDRFVMVRQYRPNLETVTLEIPAGGIERGESPLVAARREILEETGLRCPLLPLGKSFSLMMNRTSIMDHLFFGMFPERTPHFVPEPGTEIVLVPRCDLLQFALRGEFLQIAGLGLLQLAGGILQLDLWRSSLREVGERFCRAPEVNWASSE, encoded by the coding sequence GTGTTTGCTGAATTTAAGCCCGTTTTCGAAACCGAGTATTTTAATTTGGAAGCCGCGCCGGAGGAGCCCTGTCGCGGAAATGGTCCCTACTATCGAATGACTGGGCCTGACTCAGTTATTTGTTGCGTCTTGGATCAAGATGATCGCTTTGTGATGGTTCGGCAATACCGACCGAACCTGGAAACCGTCACCCTTGAGATTCCCGCCGGTGGAATTGAACGCGGAGAAAGCCCATTGGTTGCTGCTCGACGAGAAATTTTGGAGGAAACGGGATTGAGGTGCCCTTTGTTGCCATTGGGGAAGTCATTCAGCCTGATGATGAATCGAACTAGCATTATGGACCACCTGTTTTTTGGCATGTTTCCCGAGCGCACGCCACATTTTGTGCCCGAGCCAGGAACGGAGATTGTACTTGTGCCGCGGTGTGACCTTTTGCAGTTTGCACTTCGTGGTGAGTTCCTCCAAATTGCTGGTTTGGGCCTTCTTCAACTGGCAGGGGGAATCTTGCAACTCGACCTGTGGCGCAGTTCACTGAGGGAGGTCGGAGAGCGCTTTTGTCGCGCTCCGGAGGTTAACTGGGCGAGCAGTGAGTAA
- a CDS encoding GDP-mannose 4,6-dehydratase encodes MTTAFITGITGMVGSHLADYLLAHTEWNVVGLVRWRSPLDNVAHLLDRVNRGDRVALVYGDLKDSISLDRAIDQFTPDVIFHLAAQSFPKTSFDAPLDTLDTNILGTTRLLEAIRRSVPGAVVHVCASSEVFGRVPREKLPIDEDCTFHPASPYAISKVGTDLIGRFYAEAYGMTVMSTRMFTHTGPRRGDVFAESSFAKQIALAEAGFLPPVLRVGNLKSLRTVTDVRDAVRAYYLLVTVNPQAGAFYNIGGNHSLEVGAILEYLIGLSPLREEFRVEVDPDRLRPIDADLQVPNTERFRQHTGWRPEIPFEQTMSDLLNYWRKRVKTEGGRFLLR; translated from the coding sequence GTGACCACCGCATTCATTACTGGCATTACAGGGATGGTGGGGTCGCACCTTGCGGACTATCTCCTGGCCCACACAGAATGGAATGTGGTGGGCCTGGTACGTTGGCGCAGCCCTCTTGATAACGTGGCACATTTGCTGGACCGAGTGAACCGCGGGGATCGCGTGGCGCTTGTGTACGGTGACCTGAAAGATTCCATCTCCCTCGATCGGGCGATTGATCAGTTCACACCGGATGTTATCTTTCATCTAGCAGCCCAGAGCTTTCCCAAAACCAGTTTCGACGCGCCACTCGATACGCTCGATACCAACATTCTTGGCACGACCAGGCTTCTCGAGGCTATTCGGCGGAGCGTGCCAGGGGCTGTGGTGCACGTATGCGCCTCTTCTGAGGTCTTCGGGCGGGTTCCGAGGGAGAAGTTGCCCATTGACGAGGATTGCACCTTTCACCCGGCATCTCCCTATGCGATTTCGAAAGTCGGGACCGACCTTATTGGTCGTTTCTATGCCGAAGCCTATGGCATGACCGTGATGAGTACGCGCATGTTCACGCACACGGGGCCTCGAAGAGGGGATGTTTTCGCTGAATCGTCGTTCGCTAAACAGATTGCACTAGCAGAGGCGGGATTTCTTCCGCCCGTCCTGAGAGTCGGCAACCTCAAGAGTTTGCGCACGGTAACGGATGTGCGTGATGCGGTGCGCGCCTACTACTTGCTGGTGACCGTCAATCCTCAGGCCGGTGCCTTTTATAATATTGGTGGCAACCATAGTCTTGAGGTCGGCGCAATTCTGGAATATCTGATCGGGTTGTCTCCCTTGAGAGAAGAATTCAGAGTCGAAGTCGACCCCGACAGACTTCGCCCTATTGATGCCGATTTACAGGTTCCGAATACTGAAAGATTCCGGCAGCACACAGGTTGGCGCCCTGAAATTCCATTCGAGCAGACCATGAGCGACCTGCTGAACTACTGGCGTAAGCGGGTGAAAACTGAGGGTGGTCGATTCTTGCTGCGCTAG
- a CDS encoding NAD-dependent epimerase/dehydratase family protein, whose protein sequence is MSLPDEMLKFFEGKRCLITGGTGLIGREVTRLLAGANARIRLVSLDQVTVHPEVEHVYGDLTELTFCLEQTSGIDYVFHLAGLKGSIEVTQSKPASFLVPLLMFNTNVLEAARRNRVQKLVYTSSIGAYSSTEIFVETENRDGPPMDTFPGWAKRMAELQIQAYRQQCGLDWSIVRPCNVYGPGDNFDPDNAMVIPSLMMRIHRGENPVTVWGDGSAVRDFAYSRDVALGVIQALYYGTRGDFVNLGSGIGYSVRQLVETLREFLDFEYVFDTSKPSGFPRRVMDISRARDWIQYNPVTPLRQGLEETWNWFQQNQDEYLRKQNYFKD, encoded by the coding sequence GTGTCGCTTCCCGATGAGATGCTCAAATTTTTTGAAGGAAAGCGCTGCCTTATCACGGGGGGCACGGGCCTGATCGGAAGAGAGGTCACCCGCCTCCTTGCTGGGGCCAACGCTCGCATACGTTTGGTGTCACTAGACCAAGTGACTGTGCATCCAGAGGTGGAGCATGTCTATGGAGACCTCACCGAGCTGACGTTTTGCTTGGAGCAAACGTCGGGCATCGACTACGTATTCCATTTGGCTGGTCTCAAGGGTTCCATCGAGGTCACGCAATCGAAGCCCGCCAGTTTCCTTGTGCCCTTGTTGATGTTCAACACAAATGTCTTAGAGGCTGCGCGGCGCAACCGTGTACAGAAGCTCGTCTATACCAGTTCCATCGGTGCCTACAGCAGCACGGAGATATTCGTCGAAACCGAGAATCGAGATGGCCCTCCCATGGACACCTTCCCCGGTTGGGCAAAGCGTATGGCTGAATTGCAAATTCAAGCTTATCGCCAACAGTGTGGTCTGGACTGGTCAATCGTTCGCCCTTGCAATGTTTATGGCCCTGGAGATAATTTTGACCCAGACAATGCCATGGTGATTCCATCGTTGATGATGCGGATACATCGAGGTGAAAATCCCGTCACGGTATGGGGTGATGGCTCGGCCGTTCGGGACTTTGCATACAGTCGCGACGTGGCATTGGGAGTCATTCAGGCGCTTTACTACGGGACCCGAGGCGACTTCGTCAACTTGGGAAGTGGGATTGGTTACAGTGTTCGACAGCTAGTTGAAACACTGCGGGAATTTCTCGACTTTGAATACGTCTTCGACACCAGCAAGCCGTCCGGGTTTCCCCGTCGAGTGATGGATATCAGTCGCGCTCGCGATTGGATTCAGTACAATCCGGTCACCCCTTTACGCCAAGGCTTGGAGGAAACCTGGAACTGGTTCCAGCAAAACCAAGATGAATATCTACGCAAGCAGAATTATTTCAAAGACTAG
- a CDS encoding aldo/keto reductase, which yields MKRIAIPTGEELPIVGQGCSGIGEDERAESARSKEQIYALELGIDLGMTLLDTAEGYASGHSEEIVGQVIRGKRDKVFIATKFSPENHEFPGVIRAAEGSLRRLKTEYIDLYQIHWPNPTVPIEETLRALEHLRDQGKIRHIGLSNFSAREMHVAQSKLLRGQIFSNQVEYNLFDRFIETSIMPHCLSTDALVLAYSPLDKGRTVDGDDGRQLLSTLAEKYQRTPSQIALNWLTSQPSVIAIPKAVRVEHVRQNAASTDFKLSQEDKEAIAQVCSREPAWIDPGHIRVSLAGEGNKKVYQTREEALSNTLGLSPSPTELAEFIRQGEPTKPVRLVKNDDPRDEFPYDLIEGRLRYWAWVIAFNGERPVPAYIRMGKK from the coding sequence GTGAAACGTATTGCAATCCCAACTGGTGAAGAATTACCAATTGTCGGACAGGGCTGCAGTGGCATTGGGGAGGATGAACGGGCTGAGTCGGCCCGCAGCAAAGAGCAAATTTATGCCCTGGAGCTTGGGATTGACCTGGGGATGACCCTGCTTGATACGGCTGAAGGATACGCATCAGGACATTCAGAGGAAATCGTGGGCCAAGTCATTCGCGGTAAGCGCGACAAGGTCTTCATCGCGACGAAATTTTCACCCGAAAATCACGAGTTTCCGGGGGTGATTCGCGCGGCCGAGGGTTCGCTGAGACGCCTCAAGACAGAATACATCGACCTTTACCAGATTCATTGGCCTAACCCGACCGTACCGATCGAAGAAACTCTCCGGGCCCTGGAACATCTCCGTGACCAAGGAAAAATAAGGCACATTGGATTATCGAACTTTTCTGCTCGAGAAATGCACGTCGCACAGTCGAAACTGCTGAGAGGTCAGATTTTCAGCAACCAAGTTGAATACAATCTATTCGACCGATTCATCGAAACCTCGATCATGCCGCATTGCCTCTCGACCGACGCACTGGTCCTTGCCTACAGCCCTTTGGACAAGGGGAGAACGGTTGACGGTGATGATGGTCGACAGCTGCTCTCCACCTTGGCAGAGAAATATCAGCGAACCCCCTCCCAGATTGCCCTGAATTGGCTGACATCGCAGCCGTCGGTCATTGCGATACCAAAGGCCGTCCGTGTAGAGCACGTTCGACAAAATGCAGCGTCTACCGATTTCAAGTTATCTCAGGAAGACAAAGAGGCCATTGCACAGGTCTGTTCACGTGAACCTGCCTGGATCGATCCCGGTCATATTCGGGTGAGTTTGGCAGGCGAAGGCAACAAGAAGGTCTACCAGACTCGGGAAGAGGCGCTGTCGAACACGCTGGGCCTGTCACCCAGTCCAACAGAATTGGCTGAATTCATCAGACAAGGGGAACCTACCAAACCAGTAAGGTTGGTAAAAAATGATGACCCCAGAGACGAATTTCCATATGATTTAATTGAGGGAAGACTGCGGTACTGGGCTTGGGTCATCGCGTTCAACGGAGAACGACCGGTCCCCGCCTATATAAGAATGGGCAAAAAATGA
- a CDS encoding crotonobetainyl-CoA--carnitine CoA-transferase produces the protein MNQDSSKSHHSNDLSVKNYSSYQERILREEFASHFRSCPIPDDQILSNLGLFLNSKSLARLLFMDHIYRQIVDVMGVVMEFGTRWGPNLAQFSALRGIYEPFNRHRKIIGFDTFTGFLKIDAQDGHSDMMRVGHLRVSENYQTYLEHIMRLQEQDNPLGHIRKFEIIGGDATKTLPEYLDKHRETIIALAYFDLDVYAPTKACLEAIKPRLVKGSVLGFDELNDPDSPGETEALLEVFGLNNVRLKRYPYASRTSYFVVE, from the coding sequence ATGAATCAAGACAGCAGCAAGTCGCACCATAGCAATGACCTGAGCGTCAAGAACTACTCAAGCTACCAGGAGCGAATCTTACGTGAAGAATTTGCAAGCCACTTTCGAAGCTGTCCGATACCAGATGATCAAATCCTCTCGAATCTAGGGCTGTTTCTCAACTCGAAATCATTGGCCCGACTGCTTTTCATGGACCACATCTATCGACAGATTGTCGACGTCATGGGTGTTGTGATGGAGTTTGGCACAAGGTGGGGTCCGAACCTGGCACAATTTTCAGCCCTGCGTGGAATCTATGAACCCTTCAATCGTCATCGCAAGATCATAGGATTTGATACCTTCACCGGCTTCTTGAAAATTGACGCTCAAGACGGTCATTCCGACATGATGAGGGTGGGGCACCTCCGGGTCAGTGAAAATTATCAGACCTACCTGGAACACATCATGCGGTTACAGGAGCAGGACAATCCGCTGGGACATATTCGGAAATTTGAAATAATTGGGGGAGATGCAACAAAAACCCTGCCAGAATATTTAGATAAACATCGTGAAACCATCATCGCCCTAGCCTACTTCGACTTGGACGTTTATGCCCCGACCAAGGCGTGTCTTGAAGCGATCAAGCCTCGCTTGGTGAAAGGCAGCGTGCTCGGCTTCGATGAATTGAACGATCCGGACTCCCCGGGTGAAACGGAAGCCCTTCTGGAAGTCTTTGGATTGAACAACGTACGCTTGAAACGGTATCCCTATGCGTCCAGGACATCATATTTTGTCGTCGAATAG
- a CDS encoding NAD(P)-dependent oxidoreductase, translating to MNPTFDEMEAGGLPIPIAPPCISPEKPVLLLGAGGLIGNYVLNLLAARGAPVVATYRTRVPQYKLGQTENVRLVRWDSSESTLEALERNPGCVIHLANNIFPGVQPSDQKLQPLLEHADTNLAVLKYCIATQPGKLIWLSSSTGYSGRVNASEDSFFIDSPQSAAIGYAVRAFEMQLQAFASLSATDVRVMRPTTVLGPLKLYRENHSHHAVRSILAAKSGETITIFQPELKRDYIFAMDLAELIVEEMGIPPTPSSYEAYNVGSGAEISISEAIQLVRALYPGANPIVQFKDTQRPAQISTLPLDKSRKRYVFRPRAFKEFLGEILGIDQVISAILNIEVPS from the coding sequence TTGAATCCGACATTCGATGAAATGGAGGCTGGCGGGCTGCCTATTCCCATCGCTCCTCCATGTATCTCACCTGAGAAGCCGGTCCTACTTTTGGGAGCGGGGGGATTAATTGGAAATTATGTTCTGAACCTACTTGCAGCACGCGGGGCCCCCGTGGTGGCAACCTACCGAACGCGCGTGCCGCAATACAAACTGGGACAGACTGAAAACGTGCGACTCGTTCGATGGGACAGTTCTGAGTCTACTCTGGAGGCGTTGGAAAGAAATCCTGGCTGCGTGATTCATCTGGCGAACAACATTTTTCCCGGCGTTCAGCCCTCAGACCAGAAACTTCAACCACTGTTGGAACACGCAGACACCAACCTTGCCGTGCTGAAATACTGCATCGCAACTCAGCCAGGGAAACTCATTTGGCTTAGCTCTTCGACTGGTTATTCAGGGCGAGTCAACGCGAGTGAAGACTCTTTTTTCATCGATTCCCCCCAAAGTGCCGCGATTGGTTACGCCGTAAGGGCATTTGAAATGCAACTACAAGCTTTCGCATCATTGAGCGCGACGGACGTCCGCGTGATGAGACCGACAACCGTGCTGGGCCCTCTGAAACTGTACAGAGAAAACCATAGCCACCACGCAGTTCGCTCGATACTGGCAGCAAAAAGCGGTGAAACCATCACCATATTTCAGCCTGAATTGAAGCGCGACTATATCTTCGCGATGGACCTGGCGGAACTCATCGTTGAAGAAATGGGCATCCCTCCGACTCCTTCATCCTATGAGGCCTACAACGTGGGCTCCGGGGCCGAGATATCTATTTCCGAAGCAATTCAACTCGTGCGTGCACTTTATCCGGGGGCCAACCCAATCGTGCAATTCAAAGACACGCAAAGACCAGCGCAGATCTCCACATTGCCTCTTGATAAAAGCAGGAAACGTTATGTCTTCCGCCCAAGGGCATTCAAGGAATTCCTGGGAGAAATCCTGGGTATCGATCAAGTCATATCCGCCATCCTTAACATAGAGGTGCCGTCGTGA
- a CDS encoding radical SAM protein has protein sequence MKAGFIVPSWHYWADPFKLQPLWEMYYATVLNKANKGIEVEIFDLRGEGPTGPQEGFLEKIPERKIYLFWIMKSGDAIELEAIAASLKSRDAQCVTIAGGTHVDMCTARALEYFDKVVTGPGESALWEAINSVGDSSQRLFRGDYKVDRFDSTPYPDRSLLPAERVINSKLFSQYGEEPATSIYMSRGCIYRCGFCVYNVPNELQVRHPEMLRSEIQYLKSTYKIKAINLRDEVAIHPSPKISEQCLNILKDEGVIWRGQTTTLASTKQLKLAAESGCVELSVGVETVDPKVMKIIKKDWQNLTGIRRFFADAKEFGIKVKICLILGLPGESADIVEKTVKFLEEIDPDFASVSGFCPVPGSPIAKDPESYGIEMIDQDLSKHAHLLYRFSKDEEVGLPFRYKPDGPWGPTFTREQIIGNIQKIQDWLSSRNKTY, from the coding sequence GTGAAAGCCGGGTTCATCGTTCCGTCGTGGCATTACTGGGCCGACCCTTTCAAACTACAGCCCCTATGGGAAATGTATTATGCGACCGTATTAAATAAAGCGAATAAGGGAATCGAGGTTGAGATTTTTGACCTCCGAGGCGAAGGTCCGACTGGCCCTCAAGAAGGCTTCCTGGAGAAAATCCCAGAGCGAAAAATCTATCTCTTCTGGATCATGAAGTCAGGAGATGCCATCGAACTTGAGGCGATCGCAGCATCGCTCAAATCTCGAGACGCACAATGCGTGACAATCGCAGGCGGAACGCACGTGGATATGTGCACAGCCAGAGCGCTCGAATATTTTGATAAGGTCGTCACAGGCCCAGGGGAGTCAGCCTTGTGGGAAGCAATCAATTCAGTCGGTGATTCCAGTCAAAGACTGTTTCGTGGCGACTATAAAGTCGATAGATTCGACTCAACGCCTTATCCGGACAGGTCCCTTCTGCCAGCGGAACGAGTGATAAATAGCAAATTATTCAGTCAGTACGGCGAAGAGCCAGCCACGTCAATTTACATGTCGCGAGGCTGTATCTATCGATGTGGATTCTGCGTTTACAATGTACCCAATGAACTCCAGGTCAGGCACCCGGAGATGCTTAGAAGCGAAATTCAATATCTTAAATCAACCTATAAAATCAAAGCTATTAATTTACGCGACGAAGTAGCGATTCACCCAAGCCCCAAAATATCTGAGCAGTGCTTGAACATTTTGAAAGACGAGGGGGTGATTTGGAGAGGGCAAACGACCACCTTGGCTTCCACCAAGCAATTGAAACTCGCCGCGGAGTCTGGATGTGTGGAACTCTCCGTTGGCGTGGAAACTGTTGACCCAAAGGTCATGAAGATCATCAAGAAAGACTGGCAGAATCTCACTGGTATTCGTCGTTTTTTCGCAGACGCCAAAGAGTTTGGGATCAAGGTGAAGATCTGCCTGATTTTGGGTCTTCCGGGAGAATCGGCCGACATTGTCGAGAAGACTGTTAAATTCTTGGAGGAAATTGACCCGGACTTCGCCTCAGTATCGGGATTCTGTCCGGTGCCAGGTTCCCCGATCGCCAAGGACCCTGAATCCTATGGGATAGAGATGATTGACCAGGACCTGAGCAAACACGCTCACCTCCTCTACAGGTTTTCAAAGGACGAAGAAGTGGGACTCCCCTTCAGATATAAGCCGGATGGTCCCTGGGGGCCGACCTTTACCCGTGAACAGATTATTGGCAATATCCAAAAGATCCAGGATTGGCTGAGCAGTCGAAACAAGACGTACTAG
- a CDS encoding transketolase C-terminal domain-containing protein has product MTVDMRDAFFETLVHFARQDERIVLLSADHGAFALREFETSMPERFVNVGIAEQNMIGVAAGLASSGKIVFAYGISPFVSLRVLEQLTLDVAAMQLPVSIVSVGAGFTYSTDGPTHHGLQELPAVMTIPGLTVLNSSDPHNTGAFVEFAINSKRANYIRIEKGVLPNLKLDSEFSVETGFSVVKKSGRVLFISTGAIVHELLEVLPAIEQGIGQQVSVIDLFRPSSVYGDDFLALLSNASKIYTLEESYSNGIGQLVGSLVATNCLKIPFKMIAPESKFYYISGDRRLLRKIGKVDSASILQTVIQDH; this is encoded by the coding sequence ATGACTGTGGACATGCGCGATGCGTTTTTTGAGACATTAGTTCATTTTGCAAGGCAGGACGAACGAATTGTTCTGCTAAGCGCCGATCATGGTGCATTTGCGCTACGGGAATTTGAAACATCCATGCCTGAACGTTTTGTGAACGTCGGGATTGCAGAGCAAAATATGATTGGTGTGGCGGCTGGGTTGGCGTCCAGTGGAAAGATTGTGTTTGCTTATGGGATTAGCCCGTTTGTAAGTTTGAGAGTCTTGGAACAACTGACCCTGGATGTCGCGGCCATGCAATTGCCCGTTAGCATCGTGAGTGTGGGTGCCGGTTTCACCTATAGCACCGACGGTCCTACTCATCACGGATTGCAGGAATTACCCGCCGTGATGACAATTCCGGGACTCACGGTGCTGAATTCATCAGACCCTCACAACACCGGTGCCTTTGTGGAATTTGCTATCAATTCTAAGAGGGCCAATTACATTCGTATCGAGAAAGGTGTTTTGCCCAATCTCAAACTTGATTCCGAATTCTCGGTGGAAACAGGATTTTCGGTGGTCAAGAAATCTGGAAGAGTCTTGTTCATTTCCACAGGGGCGATCGTTCATGAATTGTTGGAGGTTCTCCCGGCTATTGAGCAAGGTATTGGACAGCAAGTGTCCGTGATTGACCTCTTCAGGCCGAGCTCGGTATATGGTGATGATTTCCTGGCGCTTCTTTCCAATGCTTCGAAAATTTATACTCTAGAAGAATCCTACTCCAATGGAATTGGCCAACTGGTGGGCTCCCTCGTCGCAACCAATTGTTTGAAGATACCCTTCAAAATGATCGCCCCAGAGAGCAAGTTTTATTACATTTCGGGTGACCGACGCTTGTTGCGAAAAATCGGGAAGGTAGACTCGGCGTCCATACTTCAAACCGTTATTCAAGACCACTGA
- a CDS encoding transketolase gives MSLKRPSATASEGLEFSTTTPLVTQRAISWMPMEILSMLSPSQLNEKSRELRIDILRAVHSAGKGHIGGAYSIVEILVSLYYGKFLRFDPANPLWGGRDRFLLSKGHAGIALYAVLADLGFFSREEMPYLNQGQLLGEHPDPRIPGVEFLSGSLGHGLPIGCGMALADKLDGNNRKTVVLMGDGECYEGSVWEAAMFAAHHELHHLCAIVDRNRLITHGSTESINRLEPFAKKWMAFGWDVRVIDGHQFEDLNSAWATHFSKTSGKPSVVIANSVKGKGVSFMENQPEWHHGGIDLDRFVLALAELQDGK, from the coding sequence ATGTCGCTGAAGCGCCCCTCAGCCACAGCGTCCGAAGGTCTGGAGTTCTCAACTACGACACCTCTCGTCACGCAGAGGGCTATTTCTTGGATGCCAATGGAGATATTGTCAATGTTAAGTCCGAGCCAACTCAACGAAAAATCGAGAGAGTTGAGAATTGATATTCTTCGGGCAGTACATTCGGCTGGGAAAGGACATATTGGAGGAGCCTATTCCATCGTTGAAATACTGGTAAGTCTTTACTACGGGAAATTTCTTCGGTTTGACCCGGCCAACCCTCTGTGGGGCGGTCGTGACCGATTTTTGTTGAGTAAGGGACACGCCGGTATCGCGCTCTATGCGGTCCTTGCCGATCTGGGCTTTTTTTCGCGGGAAGAAATGCCGTATCTCAATCAAGGCCAACTCCTCGGCGAACATCCTGACCCTCGAATTCCCGGAGTTGAGTTCCTCTCTGGCTCGCTTGGCCACGGATTGCCGATAGGATGCGGGATGGCGCTCGCTGACAAGCTTGACGGGAACAATCGAAAGACCGTGGTCCTGATGGGAGACGGAGAGTGCTACGAAGGGTCTGTTTGGGAGGCGGCTATGTTTGCTGCTCACCACGAGCTACATCATCTGTGTGCCATTGTTGACCGCAACCGGCTGATCACTCACGGCTCCACGGAGAGTATCAACCGCCTTGAACCTTTCGCGAAAAAATGGATGGCTTTTGGCTGGGATGTGCGAGTGATTGATGGCCATCAATTCGAAGACCTGAATTCAGCCTGGGCAACTCACTTCTCAAAGACGTCGGGCAAGCCAAGCGTGGTCATCGCGAATTCCGTCAAAGGAAAGGGAGTGTCATTCATGGAAAATCAACCAGAATGGCACCACGGAGGGATAGATTTAGACCGGTTTGTATTGGCCTTGGCTGAGCTTCAAGACGGGAAATAA
- a CDS encoding transketolase C-terminal domain-containing protein: MSSRTYRDALADAMNWAMEAHDHTLIIGQGVSDFKGLFGTTSGLAERHPNRVIETPLAEDSIAGICIGAALNGMYPINTHIRADFGLLVFNQLINLAAKYRYMFGGLFEVPMMMRMIIGRSWGQGAQHSQSLQSLLAHIPGLVVVMPASPQSILSSYRFAIEKHRGPVVMFEHRLMYELEFEERQLDSEISIFGSYKIREGTDVTIVATSVMLLEANRAANYVADYGISVEVIDLHSVSHPDYAMILSSVSKTGRLLVADTSWVAYGVSAEVNRAINEVDPGMLKAPTVSLGMQPSPCPTAKALEDLYYPDMHDLVDAIAKLYSADSNHRIPLPAKQPIRDYYKHFSGPF, encoded by the coding sequence ATGTCCTCTAGGACCTATCGAGATGCGCTCGCTGATGCCATGAACTGGGCCATGGAAGCCCACGACCACACTCTGATCATTGGCCAAGGCGTGTCGGACTTCAAGGGGCTTTTTGGCACAACCAGTGGCTTGGCGGAACGCCATCCCAATCGCGTGATCGAAACTCCGTTGGCAGAGGACTCCATCGCTGGCATTTGTATTGGGGCTGCACTCAACGGAATGTATCCCATCAATACCCACATTCGAGCTGATTTTGGCCTGTTGGTGTTTAACCAGTTAATCAACCTCGCTGCAAAATATCGCTACATGTTTGGCGGTCTGTTTGAAGTCCCCATGATGATGAGAATGATCATCGGTCGCAGTTGGGGGCAGGGTGCACAGCACTCTCAGAGTTTGCAGTCTCTTCTGGCCCATATTCCAGGGCTGGTTGTGGTCATGCCGGCCTCGCCACAAAGCATCCTATCCAGTTATCGATTTGCCATCGAGAAACATCGAGGCCCAGTCGTCATGTTTGAGCATCGTCTCATGTATGAATTGGAATTTGAGGAGAGACAGCTGGATTCAGAAATATCTATCTTCGGTTCTTACAAAATCCGTGAGGGGACGGATGTCACCATTGTTGCAACTTCTGTGATGTTGCTGGAGGCGAACCGGGCGGCCAACTACGTGGCAGATTATGGCATCTCTGTTGAAGTGATCGATCTGCACTCGGTGTCGCATCCGGATTATGCAATGATTCTGAGCAGCGTGAGCAAGACGGGGCGGCTCCTCGTCGCTGACACTTCTTGGGTGGCTTATGGCGTTTCAGCAGAGGTCAATCGCGCGATTAACGAGGTCGACCCCGGTATGCTCAAGGCCCCAACCGTGAGTTTGGGGATGCAGCCATCGCCCTGCCCGACTGCCAAGGCGTTGGAAGATCTGTACTACCCGGATATGCACGACCTGGTCGATGCAATTGCCAAATTGTATTCCGCAGACTCAAACCACCGAATACCGTTGCCTGCCAAGCAGCCGATACGAGATTACTACAAACATTTCAGCGGCCCATTTTAG